Proteins encoded in a region of the Odocoileus virginianus isolate 20LAN1187 ecotype Illinois chromosome 9, Ovbor_1.2, whole genome shotgun sequence genome:
- the IL2RA gene encoding interleukin-2 receptor subunit alpha isoform X2 — MEPSLLMWRFFVFIMVPGCVTEVCQDDPPSLRNAMFKVLRYKVGTMINCDCKTGFRRVSVVMRCAGNSSHSAWENRCLCNSISPAKNPVKQVTPGPKEQNERKPTDVQSQTQPPEQADLPGHCKEPPPWEHEREPLKRVYHFILGQTVHYQCAQGFRALQTGHAESTCTLINGEIKWTRPRLKCISEGANGQVPDDIEPWESTEAPPGSGTFLTTRTAGTTDLQKPTEEGATLDTFIFTTEYQIAVAGCILLLASVLLLSCLTWRRRW; from the exons AGGTTTGTCAGGATGACCCTCCGAGTCTCAGAAACGCCATGTTCAAGGTCCTCAGGTACAAGGTGGGCACCATGATAAACTGCGACTGCAAGACAGGCTTCCGCAGAGTGTCGGTCGTCATGCGCTGCGCGGGGAACTCCAGCCACTCTGCCTGGGAAAACAGATGCCTCTGCAACAGCATCT CCCCTGCTAAGAACCCAGTAAAACAAGTCACTCCTGGACCCAaagaacagaatgaaagaaaacccacagaCGTGCAGAGCCAAACGCAGCCCCCGGAGCAAGCTGACCTTCCAG GTCACTGCAAGGAGCCGCCACCATGGGAACATGAACGTGAACCTTTAAAGAGAGTCTATCATTTCATCCTGGGGCAGACAGTTCATTACCAGTGCGCCCAGGGATTCAGGGCCCTACAGACTGGTCATGCTGAAAGCACCTGCACGTTGATCAACGGGGAGATAAAGTGGACCAGGCCCAGGCTCAAGTGCATAAGTGAAGGGGCGAACGGTCAGGTTCCAG ATGACATAGAGCCTTGGGAGAGCACGGAAGCTCCCCCTGGGAGTGGAACTTTCTTAACAACCAGGACGGCAGGGACCACAG ATTTGCAGAAGCCCACAGAAGAGGGTGCAACGTTGGATACGTTCATATTTACCACCGAGTATCAGATCGCAG TGGCCGGCTGCATCCTCCTGCTCGCCAGTGTCCTCCTCCTGAGCTGCCTCACCTGGCGGCGGAGATGGTGA
- the IL2RA gene encoding interleukin-2 receptor subunit alpha isoform X1 — protein MEPSLLMWRFFVFIMVPGCVTEVCQDDPPSLRNAMFKVLRYKVGTMINCDCKTGFRRVSVVMRCAGNSSHSAWENRCLCNSISPAKNPVKQVTPGPKEQNERKPTDVQSQTQPPEQADLPGHCKEPPPWEHEREPLKRVYHFILGQTVHYQCAQGFRALQTGHAESTCTLINGEIKWTRPRLKCISEGANGQVPDDIEPWESTEAPPGSGTFLTTRTAGTTDLQKPTEEGATLDTFIFTTEYQIAVAGCILLLASVLLLSCLTWRRRWKKNRRTI, from the exons AGGTTTGTCAGGATGACCCTCCGAGTCTCAGAAACGCCATGTTCAAGGTCCTCAGGTACAAGGTGGGCACCATGATAAACTGCGACTGCAAGACAGGCTTCCGCAGAGTGTCGGTCGTCATGCGCTGCGCGGGGAACTCCAGCCACTCTGCCTGGGAAAACAGATGCCTCTGCAACAGCATCT CCCCTGCTAAGAACCCAGTAAAACAAGTCACTCCTGGACCCAaagaacagaatgaaagaaaacccacagaCGTGCAGAGCCAAACGCAGCCCCCGGAGCAAGCTGACCTTCCAG GTCACTGCAAGGAGCCGCCACCATGGGAACATGAACGTGAACCTTTAAAGAGAGTCTATCATTTCATCCTGGGGCAGACAGTTCATTACCAGTGCGCCCAGGGATTCAGGGCCCTACAGACTGGTCATGCTGAAAGCACCTGCACGTTGATCAACGGGGAGATAAAGTGGACCAGGCCCAGGCTCAAGTGCATAAGTGAAGGGGCGAACGGTCAGGTTCCAG ATGACATAGAGCCTTGGGAGAGCACGGAAGCTCCCCCTGGGAGTGGAACTTTCTTAACAACCAGGACGGCAGGGACCACAG ATTTGCAGAAGCCCACAGAAGAGGGTGCAACGTTGGATACGTTCATATTTACCACCGAGTATCAGATCGCAG TGGCCGGCTGCATCCTCCTGCTCGCCAGTGTCCTCCTCCTGAGCTGCCTCACCTGGCGGCGGAGATG GAAGAAGAACAGAAGGACAATCTAG